A region from the Triticum urartu cultivar G1812 chromosome 1, Tu2.1, whole genome shotgun sequence genome encodes:
- the LOC125542269 gene encoding serine/threonine-protein kinase 19 isoform X1, producing the protein MAEPWPSYSSSSRGKKKRPRSPNDDATSSQGRTENSTSLEDNLIFSDTLIALQLMRTQFPKLEKVVTQPFILQSQLYSSVKDRTQVDRDLESLKKDRVLRVFKLNTGQDDHAIMFMDDYLKQMESAVRRSKGKNQDCSEVFEWFEKYVLPSKLDVSIDHLELVSFSHCSLLSNGGDARDKHITLLMNAGLLTRQLIDPNMYWFSIPSIGPILKGLTQGRKEVLSLLNRRKYKEMLLSSLEKTRLRLSPLDVRFHLRDLIGSGQIKTVQTATGLLARVSTD; encoded by the exons ATGGCAGAACCATGGCCATCGTATTCATCATCATCTCGTGGGAAAAAGAAGCGACCACGCTCTCCTAATGACGATGCCACAAGTTCACAAGGCAGAACCGAGAATAGCACAAGCCTTG AGGACAACCTTATATTCAGTGATACTCTGATAGCTCTACAGTTGATGCGCACACAATTCCCAAAGCTAGAGAAG GTTGTAACACAGCCTTTCATTTTACAGTCCCAATTGTATAGCAGCGTGAAGGACAGGACACAAGTTGATAGAGATTTGGAG TCACTGAAGAAAGACAGAGTACTCCGTGTATTCAAACTCAATACTGGGCAGGATGACCATGCAATCATGTTCATGGATGATTATCTGAAACAG ATGGAATCTGCTGTCAGGAGGTCAAAGGGTAAAAACCAAGATTGCAGTGAAGTGTTTGAGTGGTTTGAGAAATATGTTCTGCCTTCGAAATTGGATGTTAGCATAGATCACCTAGAGCTGGTAAGTTTCAGCCAT TGTTCACTGTTATCAAATGGGGGTGATGCAAGAGATAAACATATCACCTTATTGATGAATGCTGGTCTCCTA ACACGCCAACTAATAGATCCAAACATGTACTGGTTTTCTATTCCAAGTATTGGCCCTATCTTGAAAGGCCTAACCCAG GGGAGGAAGGAAGTTCTTTCGTTATTGAACCGTCGGAAGTACAAGGAGATGCTACTATCTTCACTGGAGAAGACGAGGTTAAGATTATCACCTCTTGACGTGCGGTTCCACCTCCGCGATCTGATTGGGTCTGGTCAGATAAAGACGGTTCAAACGGCCACTGGCTTACTTGCTCGCGTGTCAACAGATTGA
- the LOC125534262 gene encoding horcolin-like, whose product MSKPVKIGPWGGDGGEPRDIEYTPFTLVGVAVRSGDAINGVRFTYVDTSGNLHEEEWGGSEAEKFEELLLQELEYVEEISGTYGSPPESYVTSLELVTNKGRTIRGGTAGSGGSFNVPLVSARIIGFFGAAGTTYIDSFGIYAGFAA is encoded by the exons ATG AGCAAGCCTGTGAAGATCGGGCCATGGGGCGGCGATGGAGGCGAACCTCGCGACATCGAATACACTCCTTTCACACTAGTTGGTGTGGCAGTTCGTAGTGGGGACGCAATCAACGGTGTCAGGTTTACTTACGTGGATACCAGTGGGAATCTGCATGAGGAGGAATGGGGAGGCTCCGAGGCGGAGAAATTTGAGGAG TTGCTCCTTCAAGAATTAGAATATGTGGAGGAAATTTCAGGAACGTACGGTTCACCCCCTGAATCATATGTAACATCTCTTGAATTGGTTACCAACAAGGGTCGGACTATCCGTGGCGGCACTGCCGGCTCTGGGGGTTCTTTCAACGTCCCGCTAGTTTCCGCCCGGATCATCGGCTTCTTTGGAGCTGCGGGGACGACTTACATTGACTCCTTTGGCATCTATGCGGGCTTTGCTGCATGA
- the LOC125542269 gene encoding serine/threonine-protein kinase 19 isoform X4 has translation MRTQFPKLEKVVTQPFILQSQLYSSVKDRTQVDRDLESLKKDRVLRVFKLNTGQDDHAIMFMDDYLKQMESAVRRSKGKNQDCSEVFEWFEKYVLPSKLDVSIDHLELVSFSHCSLLSNGGDARDKHITLLMNAGLLTRQLIDPNMYWFSIPSIGPILKGLTQGRKEVLSLLNRRKYKEMLLSSLEKTRLRLSPLDVRFHLRDLIGSGQIKTVQTATGLLARVSTD, from the exons ATGCGCACACAATTCCCAAAGCTAGAGAAG GTTGTAACACAGCCTTTCATTTTACAGTCCCAATTGTATAGCAGCGTGAAGGACAGGACACAAGTTGATAGAGATTTGGAG TCACTGAAGAAAGACAGAGTACTCCGTGTATTCAAACTCAATACTGGGCAGGATGACCATGCAATCATGTTCATGGATGATTATCTGAAACAG ATGGAATCTGCTGTCAGGAGGTCAAAGGGTAAAAACCAAGATTGCAGTGAAGTGTTTGAGTGGTTTGAGAAATATGTTCTGCCTTCGAAATTGGATGTTAGCATAGATCACCTAGAGCTGGTAAGTTTCAGCCAT TGTTCACTGTTATCAAATGGGGGTGATGCAAGAGATAAACATATCACCTTATTGATGAATGCTGGTCTCCTA ACACGCCAACTAATAGATCCAAACATGTACTGGTTTTCTATTCCAAGTATTGGCCCTATCTTGAAAGGCCTAACCCAG GGGAGGAAGGAAGTTCTTTCGTTATTGAACCGTCGGAAGTACAAGGAGATGCTACTATCTTCACTGGAGAAGACGAGGTTAAGATTATCACCTCTTGACGTGCGGTTCCACCTCCGCGATCTGATTGGGTCTGGTCAGATAAAGACGGTTCAAACGGCCACTGGCTTACTTGCTCGCGTGTCAACAGATTGA
- the LOC125542269 gene encoding serine/threonine-protein kinase 19 isoform X2 produces MAEPWPSYSSSSRGKKKRPRSPNDDATSSQGRTENSTSLEDNLIFSDTLIALQLMRTQFPKLEKVVTQPFILQSQLYSSVKDRTQVDRDLESLKKDRVLRVFKLNTGQDDHAIMFMDDYLKQMESAVRRSKGKNQDCSEVFEWFEKYVLPSKLDVSIDHLELCSLLSNGGDARDKHITLLMNAGLLTRQLIDPNMYWFSIPSIGPILKGLTQGRKEVLSLLNRRKYKEMLLSSLEKTRLRLSPLDVRFHLRDLIGSGQIKTVQTATGLLARVSTD; encoded by the exons ATGGCAGAACCATGGCCATCGTATTCATCATCATCTCGTGGGAAAAAGAAGCGACCACGCTCTCCTAATGACGATGCCACAAGTTCACAAGGCAGAACCGAGAATAGCACAAGCCTTG AGGACAACCTTATATTCAGTGATACTCTGATAGCTCTACAGTTGATGCGCACACAATTCCCAAAGCTAGAGAAG GTTGTAACACAGCCTTTCATTTTACAGTCCCAATTGTATAGCAGCGTGAAGGACAGGACACAAGTTGATAGAGATTTGGAG TCACTGAAGAAAGACAGAGTACTCCGTGTATTCAAACTCAATACTGGGCAGGATGACCATGCAATCATGTTCATGGATGATTATCTGAAACAG ATGGAATCTGCTGTCAGGAGGTCAAAGGGTAAAAACCAAGATTGCAGTGAAGTGTTTGAGTGGTTTGAGAAATATGTTCTGCCTTCGAAATTGGATGTTAGCATAGATCACCTAGAGCTG TGTTCACTGTTATCAAATGGGGGTGATGCAAGAGATAAACATATCACCTTATTGATGAATGCTGGTCTCCTA ACACGCCAACTAATAGATCCAAACATGTACTGGTTTTCTATTCCAAGTATTGGCCCTATCTTGAAAGGCCTAACCCAG GGGAGGAAGGAAGTTCTTTCGTTATTGAACCGTCGGAAGTACAAGGAGATGCTACTATCTTCACTGGAGAAGACGAGGTTAAGATTATCACCTCTTGACGTGCGGTTCCACCTCCGCGATCTGATTGGGTCTGGTCAGATAAAGACGGTTCAAACGGCCACTGGCTTACTTGCTCGCGTGTCAACAGATTGA
- the LOC125542269 gene encoding serine/threonine-protein kinase 19 isoform X3 has product MAEPWPSYSSSSRGKKKRPRSPNDDATSSQGRTENSTSLEDNLIFSDTLIALQLMRTQFPKLEKSQLYSSVKDRTQVDRDLESLKKDRVLRVFKLNTGQDDHAIMFMDDYLKQMESAVRRSKGKNQDCSEVFEWFEKYVLPSKLDVSIDHLELVSFSHCSLLSNGGDARDKHITLLMNAGLLTRQLIDPNMYWFSIPSIGPILKGLTQGRKEVLSLLNRRKYKEMLLSSLEKTRLRLSPLDVRFHLRDLIGSGQIKTVQTATGLLARVSTD; this is encoded by the exons ATGGCAGAACCATGGCCATCGTATTCATCATCATCTCGTGGGAAAAAGAAGCGACCACGCTCTCCTAATGACGATGCCACAAGTTCACAAGGCAGAACCGAGAATAGCACAAGCCTTG AGGACAACCTTATATTCAGTGATACTCTGATAGCTCTACAGTTGATGCGCACACAATTCCCAAAGCTAGAGAAG TCCCAATTGTATAGCAGCGTGAAGGACAGGACACAAGTTGATAGAGATTTGGAG TCACTGAAGAAAGACAGAGTACTCCGTGTATTCAAACTCAATACTGGGCAGGATGACCATGCAATCATGTTCATGGATGATTATCTGAAACAG ATGGAATCTGCTGTCAGGAGGTCAAAGGGTAAAAACCAAGATTGCAGTGAAGTGTTTGAGTGGTTTGAGAAATATGTTCTGCCTTCGAAATTGGATGTTAGCATAGATCACCTAGAGCTGGTAAGTTTCAGCCAT TGTTCACTGTTATCAAATGGGGGTGATGCAAGAGATAAACATATCACCTTATTGATGAATGCTGGTCTCCTA ACACGCCAACTAATAGATCCAAACATGTACTGGTTTTCTATTCCAAGTATTGGCCCTATCTTGAAAGGCCTAACCCAG GGGAGGAAGGAAGTTCTTTCGTTATTGAACCGTCGGAAGTACAAGGAGATGCTACTATCTTCACTGGAGAAGACGAGGTTAAGATTATCACCTCTTGACGTGCGGTTCCACCTCCGCGATCTGATTGGGTCTGGTCAGATAAAGACGGTTCAAACGGCCACTGGCTTACTTGCTCGCGTGTCAACAGATTGA